DNA from Deinococcus reticulitermitis:
GTCTCCATGTCTTCATTTCGTTCGCGGCCCGCCCTGCCGCGTGGCCGGCCCCAGGCGCGCACTGCCTGGACCGAGGCCGACGGGTATCTCGGGATGGTGGGGCGGCACGGTCACGCCTACCACCGTCATCTCGCCGTCCCCGCCGTATTGAAGCTGCTCGACGTACCGCGCGGCGCCCGCGTCCTCGATCTCGGGTGCGGGCCGGGGGTGCTCGCGCCGCACCTGCACCGGCGCGGGCTTCAGGTGACCGGCCTTGACGCCAGCCCGGCGATGATCGCGCAGGCCCGGCGGCTGCACGGCGCGGCGGGCACCTTCGTGCTCGGAGACGCGCGGCGGCTGCCGCCAGCGCTGCGGCGCGCCCCGTTTGGCGGCGCGGTGTTTCTCTTCAGCCTTCAGGACATGGACCCGCTCGGGCCGGTGCTGCGGGAGGCCGGCTCCGTGCTGCGGCCCGGCGGCGTGCTCGTCGCGGTCCTCACCCAACCCTGTTTCCGGGTGCCGCGCGCGAGCGGCTGGGCGCGTGACCCGGCGCGGGGGCTCTACGCGCGGCAGGTCAGCCGTTACCTCACGCCTTTTTCAGCCCCGGCCCAGGGCAGCGCGAGCACCACCTTTCACCGGCCCCTCGGCGAATATGTCGCGGCGCTCGCTGAGGCGGGGCTGTGGGTGGACGCGCTGCGCGAACTCGCCCCGACGCCCGCGCTGAGACGGCAACTCGGCGAGGACAGGCCACACAACGCGGACCTGCCGGCGTTGCTGGCCTTGCGGGCAGCGCGGCTAAGGGGATAGAGCGGCTTCCCTCCGCCAAGTGGCTTAACCGCCCTTCTCCGGCCCTATGCTGAGCGGCAGCGTGACCGGGGTTGCCCGGCGCTCGGCATCCGTCCATTCAAAGGCCCGCGTGAACTTGAGGAACTGACCCCGCATCCACGGCTCAAGCCGCCGCTCCCCCGTCGGGGCGGCCCTGACCTGCTGGGGGTTTCTCATGCTTTTGCGCGCCCATCAAGTCGCCCGGGTGTACGGCGACCACACGATTTTCAGGCAGCTCGATTTGGAGGTCGGCGCCGGGGACCGTCTCGCGCTGATCGGCGCCAACGGCAGCGGCAAGACGACCCTGCTGCGGCTGCTCGCCGGGCTGGAGACGCCCGACGCCGGGCAGGTCACGCGGCAGGGGCGCGTCTCGCTGCTCAGGCAACACACGGAAGGCGCCGACCAGACGGTGCTGGAGACCGTCACGCCGCCTGCCCTCCTGACCGCCGAGGCCGGTTTCACCCGCGCCTCGAACGCGCTCTCGGAAGGCCACACCGACGCGGCGACCCTCACCACTTTTGCCGACGCCGAGGAGCGCTACCGCCTCGCGGGCGGCTACGATTTCGCGGCGCGGGCGGCGGCGGTGCTCGCGGGGCTGGCGCTCTTCCCGGAGGCGAACGCGGCGCAGCTCTCAGGCGGGCAACTGCGGCGGGTGATGCTCGCGCGGCTGCTGCTCTCCCCCGCCGACGTGTACCTGCTCGACGAGCCTACCAACCACCTCGACGAGGACGGCGCGCGCTGGCTGGAGGACTGGATTCTCGCCTCGGACGCGGCCTTCGTGCTCGCCAGCCACGACCGCGCCTTTCTCGACCGGGCGGCGACCCGGGTGGCGGAGCTCGAACGCGGCACGCTGAGCGTCTACCCCGGCAACTACAGCGCGGCGCTGGCCCTCAAGGAGACGCTGAAAGAGGCGCAGGAACGCGACTACGCCGCCTACGAACGCAAGCGCGCGGCCTTGCAGGAGGAGCGGGGGCGCCTGGCGAGCAAGAGCGGCACCGAAGAAAACCGCCGCCGGGCACGGGACAACGACAAATTTCTCTCGTCGTTCAAGGCCGGGCGCAACCAGCGGGTCTACGCCAACCGTGCCCGCGCCATGCAGCGCCAGATCGAGCGGCTGGACGAGCAGGCCGTCTCCAAACCACGCACCGACCGCCGCACGGTGCGCCTCGACCTGCCCCCGGTGCCGCCCGGCCCCGCCGAGGTGCTCACGGTGCGCGCCCTGGGTGTGGAGCGCGGCGGGAAAGAGGTGCTGAGCGGCGTGAATCTGCACGTCCGGCGCGGCGACCGCATTGCGCTCACTGGCCCCAACGGCGGAGGCAAAAGCACGCTCCTCGCGGCCCTGCTCGGCGAGCTGCCGCACGCGGGCCACGCGGGCGAGGTGCAGTGGGGCGCGGGCCTGACCCGTTACGTCGCCGGGCAACACGGAGAAGAACTCGTGGGCTTCGGCACAGTGGGGGAAGCGCTGCTCGCCGCCAACCCCGCCCTCACCCCCCATCAGCTCTGGGAGGTCGCCGCCCAGGTGGGGTTGCCGGGGCCGGCCTTTTCCCTCGTTGCACTCTCGGGCGGGGGGCGCACTCGGCTGAGTCTCGCGCGGCTGAGCGTGACGCGGGCGCAGGTGATGATCCTCGACGAACCGACCAATCACCTCGACCTGCCGACGATCCTGGCCCTCGAAGCCCTGCTGCTCGCCTTTTCTGGCACCGTGCTGCTCGCCTCTCATGACCGCGCGCTTCTGGGGAAGGTGGCGACGCGGGTTTGGGAAGTAGGGGGAGGACAGGTGCGGGAAGCCCAGGGCACGGTCTACCCTTGAGGCGGGAGCGGTGAGGGGTGGCTTCAGCCGCTGGCGTCCGGGGTGAGCATGACGTGGTACAGGTAACGCGCTGCGCCGCCGAGCTGCGAATAGCGCCCAAACAGCTCGGTCAGTTCCTGCTGGAGGGCTTTGGCCTGCGCGTAGTCGAGAAACAGCGGTCCGATGCCGTAGTGCAGCGCGGGGGCGCCGGGAAAATCGGGCGTCCAGGGCTCGCCGCAGCGGTCCGCCGGGACAAGGGCGGCCCCCTCGCCGAAAGCCCCGACCAAGAGCCCCTTCACCGGGTTCGGGCCGGACTGCGCCGCCTGCGCGGCCTGCGCTTTGATGAAGCCCTCATGCGGCTGGAAGCTGCTTTCCAGGTAATCCTCTACGCTGACCAGAGGTACGGGCAGGAAGTAGCGCCGGTGCGGGCAGACGTACCAGCGCACCGCCCGCCCGGCGCGGCGCTCCTGCCGCTCCTCGCGCAGCAGGCCCAGGCGCTCGAAGGTTTTGACCTGCCGGTAGGCGCGCAGGGTCGGCCAGTCCAGGGCCGCCGCGAAGGCGCTGACCGTGGAGCCGCCTTCCCGCATGAAATGCCGCAGCCGCTGCACGTTCTGGACTTGCCGCAGCACGTCGGCCACCTCGGGGGACGTGACCCGGCAGGGCGGTTCCAGGTGTGGGAAGCTGCTTTCGGGTGGCTCTGTCATAGAAAGTAGCTTACCCACACCATACGGGCATGACCCCTGCCGATCTTCCCCTGGCCTTCCTCGTCTTCACGCTCCTGATGCTCCGCTGGTGGCCCAGCCGCCGGGGGTTTTCCCTGCCGCGCTGGACCCTGGCGCTCCTTCTGGGCGCCACACTTCTTCACCTGGGGCTCGGGACGCCGCGCTGGCAGCTGACGCCGACCTATCTGGCCGCCGCGCTGGCCGGCTGGGTCCTCTGGCGGAGGCCGGGGGCGGCCCCACGCCGGACCGGGACACGGGTCTTGCAGGGCGCGGGACTGCTCGTGCTGGGCGCCCTGGCGGTGTCCCTGCCCACGCTGGCGCCGCTGTTCCGCTTCCCGCTGCCGGAGGGGCCGCTCCCGGTGGGCACCCGGACGCTTCACTGGCAGGGCGGGACGCAGCCGCTCAACGTGCAGCTGTGGTATCCCGCGTCGGCGGCCCCTGGGCAGACGGGAGGAGGGCAGGCGGCCCGCTACGTTCCCGACCCCGCCGTGACCGGAGCGTTGGCGCAGATGTTCGGGCTGCCCGAATTCGCGCTGGGACACCTGCGCCACCTGAAGACCAACGCCTGGCAGGACGCGCCGCCCAGCGGTCAATCCCTGCCGGTCGTGCTCTTTTTTCACGGCCTGGGCAGCATCCGGCAGCAGAACACCTTTCAGGTCGAGGCGCTGGCGAGTCGCGGTTACCTGGTGGTCGGTGTGGACGTGCCGGGGTTCGCCGCCGCCACCGTGGACGCCGGGGGCCGCGCCCTGCACAACACGCACCCCACCGCCAGCCTCTCGAACGCCAGCAGCGACCGCTGGATGAAGACCTGGGCCGCGACGGGCGAGGCTGTCCTGAACCGCTTGCCGGAGCTGCGCGCCCTGGGCGTCCACCCCGATCTCGGGCGGGTGGGCGCGCTGGGGCACTCGTTCGGCGGAGCGGCGGCAGCTCACCTGCTGCGGACGGACGGGCGCGTGCGGGCGGCCCTCAACCTGGACGGAGGGATTTTCGGCGCGTGGCCCGCGCACGGGTACGGCAAGCCTTTTTTCCTGATGAATACGGCGACGGGTCTGGACCGTCAGGCCGCACTCGCCCGCCTGGATACCCTGACGGACGCGCAGGTGGCCGAGGCCACCCAGGGCGAGACCCCCACCCGCGCTGCCTACCGGCGCGACCTGAACGCGCTGTTTGACCGCCGGGAGCGGGCCTTGCAGGGCGGCGCCTGGTCGCTCGTGCTGCCGGGCGCCACCCACCTCAGCTTCACCGACGCCGCGCTGTATTCGCCGCTGCTCGCCGACCCTGGCGACGCCGCGCAGACCCACCGCTTGATCAACGCCTACACGCTGGCCTTCTTTGGTGAGGCGCTCCAGGGAGAGCCCCAGGACCTGATTAACCTCCAGACCCGGTTCCCGGCGGCGAAGTTCACCGTGCACCCCTGAGCCGCCTCCCCCTACACTCCTCCCCATGACCGCCCTCCTCGACTCGCACCTCCACACGCCGCTGTGCGGCCACGCCACCGGCACCCCCCGCGAGTACGCGCAGGCGGCGCTGGACGCTGGCCTCGCCGGGCTGTGCTTCACCGACCACATGCCGATGCCCGAGTGGTACGACGCGCCGTGGCGGATGCGCCGCGATCAGCTCGCCCGGTACGTCGAGGAGGTTCGGGCGGTGCAGCAGGAATTCGCCGGACGGCTCGACGTGCGGCTGGGCCTGGAGGCCGACTTTCACCCCGGCACCGAGCGCTATGTGGAAGAGGTGCTCGGTGAATATCCCTGGGACTACGTGATCGGCAGCGTGCATTACCTCGGCGCGTGGGGCTTCGACAATCCCGAGTTTGTGGACGAATACGAGTGGCGCGACCTCGGGCAGCTCTACCGCCATTACGCCGCGCTGGTGGAAGGTGCGGCCCGCAGCGGCCTCTTCGACGCCATCGGGCACCTCGACCTGCCCAAGAAGTTCGGGCACCGCGCCCCCGACCCTTCGGCGCTGCGGCGCGTGCTCGACGTGGTGGCGGGGCTCGGGCTCGCGCTCGACTTCAACACGGCAGGCTGGCGCAAACCCGTGGCCGAGGCGTACCCGGCGCCCAACCTCGTGCGCGCCGCCGCCGAGCGCGGCATTCCTTTCGTGCTCGGCAGCGACGCCCACGCGCCGGGGGAGGTGGGGTACCGTTTCGGGGACGCGCTCGGAGCGATTCGGGAGGCGGGCGGGCGGGTGGTGACGTACCGGGGGCGGCAGCCTACCCCGTAAGCCCCACCCCGTAAGCTGAGCGGCGTGACCCTGCCCCCCCGCAAAGCCCTCGTCGCCGCCCTGGAACGCACCGCCGACCTGCTCGACGTGCTCGGTGAGGAGGCGTTTCGTGCCCAGGCGTACCGGGGCGCGGCGCGCAGCCTGGAGACCCTGAGCGCCGAGACGCCCGACCTGCTGGAGCGTGACTTCGCCGGCATTCCCAAGGTGGGCAAAGGCATCGCCGCCGAGCTGAGCGCCTTCGCCCGGACCGGGGTTTTCGCGCCGCTCGCCGCCGCCGAGGCCCAGGTGCCGCCAGGGCTGCTCGAACTGCTTGGCGTACGGGGGCTGGGTCCCAAGAAGCTGCGCGCGCTGTGGCAGGCCGGCA
Protein-coding regions in this window:
- a CDS encoding class I SAM-dependent methyltransferase, translated to MSSFRSRPALPRGRPQARTAWTEADGYLGMVGRHGHAYHRHLAVPAVLKLLDVPRGARVLDLGCGPGVLAPHLHRRGLQVTGLDASPAMIAQARRLHGAAGTFVLGDARRLPPALRRAPFGGAVFLFSLQDMDPLGPVLREAGSVLRPGGVLVAVLTQPCFRVPRASGWARDPARGLYARQVSRYLTPFSAPAQGSASTTFHRPLGEYVAALAEAGLWVDALRELAPTPALRRQLGEDRPHNADLPALLALRAARLRG
- a CDS encoding ABC-F family ATP-binding cassette domain-containing protein, yielding MLLRAHQVARVYGDHTIFRQLDLEVGAGDRLALIGANGSGKTTLLRLLAGLETPDAGQVTRQGRVSLLRQHTEGADQTVLETVTPPALLTAEAGFTRASNALSEGHTDAATLTTFADAEERYRLAGGYDFAARAAAVLAGLALFPEANAAQLSGGQLRRVMLARLLLSPADVYLLDEPTNHLDEDGARWLEDWILASDAAFVLASHDRAFLDRAATRVAELERGTLSVYPGNYSAALALKETLKEAQERDYAAYERKRAALQEERGRLASKSGTEENRRRARDNDKFLSSFKAGRNQRVYANRARAMQRQIERLDEQAVSKPRTDRRTVRLDLPPVPPGPAEVLTVRALGVERGGKEVLSGVNLHVRRGDRIALTGPNGGGKSTLLAALLGELPHAGHAGEVQWGAGLTRYVAGQHGEELVGFGTVGEALLAANPALTPHQLWEVAAQVGLPGPAFSLVALSGGGRTRLSLARLSVTRAQVMILDEPTNHLDLPTILALEALLLAFSGTVLLASHDRALLGKVATRVWEVGGGQVREAQGTVYP
- a CDS encoding helix-turn-helix transcriptional regulator, whose product is MTEPPESSFPHLEPPCRVTSPEVADVLRQVQNVQRLRHFMREGGSTVSAFAAALDWPTLRAYRQVKTFERLGLLREERQERRAGRAVRWYVCPHRRYFLPVPLVSVEDYLESSFQPHEGFIKAQAAQAAQSGPNPVKGLLVGAFGEGAALVPADRCGEPWTPDFPGAPALHYGIGPLFLDYAQAKALQQELTELFGRYSQLGGAARYLYHVMLTPDASG
- a CDS encoding alpha/beta hydrolase family protein translates to MTPADLPLAFLVFTLLMLRWWPSRRGFSLPRWTLALLLGATLLHLGLGTPRWQLTPTYLAAALAGWVLWRRPGAAPRRTGTRVLQGAGLLVLGALAVSLPTLAPLFRFPLPEGPLPVGTRTLHWQGGTQPLNVQLWYPASAAPGQTGGGQAARYVPDPAVTGALAQMFGLPEFALGHLRHLKTNAWQDAPPSGQSLPVVLFFHGLGSIRQQNTFQVEALASRGYLVVGVDVPGFAAATVDAGGRALHNTHPTASLSNASSDRWMKTWAATGEAVLNRLPELRALGVHPDLGRVGALGHSFGGAAAAHLLRTDGRVRAALNLDGGIFGAWPAHGYGKPFFLMNTATGLDRQAALARLDTLTDAQVAEATQGETPTRAAYRRDLNALFDRRERALQGGAWSLVLPGATHLSFTDAALYSPLLADPGDAAQTHRLINAYTLAFFGEALQGEPQDLINLQTRFPAAKFTVHP
- a CDS encoding histidinol-phosphatase HisJ family protein is translated as MTALLDSHLHTPLCGHATGTPREYAQAALDAGLAGLCFTDHMPMPEWYDAPWRMRRDQLARYVEEVRAVQQEFAGRLDVRLGLEADFHPGTERYVEEVLGEYPWDYVIGSVHYLGAWGFDNPEFVDEYEWRDLGQLYRHYAALVEGAARSGLFDAIGHLDLPKKFGHRAPDPSALRRVLDVVAGLGLALDFNTAGWRKPVAEAYPAPNLVRAAAERGIPFVLGSDAHAPGEVGYRFGDALGAIREAGGRVVTYRGRQPTP